Proteins encoded by one window of Inmirania thermothiophila:
- the rssA gene encoding patatin-like phospholipase RssA yields MRRRPRIGVALGGGAARGWSHIGVLEALAERGIVPDVVAGTSIGALVGGAFAAGQLERLHRWVETLRWQDVVGYLDPAFNGGLIGGRRLFEFFRRHFEDRPIEALERPFGATATDIESGREVWLREGSLLEAVRASIALPGLFTPLARDGRLLVDGGLVDPVPVSLCRALGADLVIAVDLNADLMRRPPQRPAAEGDDEEEGETGRLRALLRLGAEELRRRLQREDGPSLIDVVLRSIHIMQYRITRSRMAGDPPDLLLAPRVGGIALMEFHRAAEAVAAGREAVDRAGAAIADLLRP; encoded by the coding sequence GTGAGGCGCCGGCCCCGCATCGGCGTCGCCCTCGGCGGCGGGGCGGCCCGCGGCTGGTCCCACATCGGCGTCCTCGAGGCCCTCGCCGAGCGGGGCATCGTCCCCGACGTCGTCGCCGGGACCTCCATCGGCGCGCTGGTGGGGGGCGCCTTCGCCGCCGGCCAGCTGGAGCGGCTGCACCGCTGGGTGGAGACCCTGCGCTGGCAGGACGTGGTGGGCTATCTGGACCCGGCCTTCAACGGCGGCCTCATCGGCGGGCGGCGGCTGTTCGAGTTCTTCCGCCGCCACTTCGAGGACCGCCCCATCGAGGCGCTGGAGCGCCCCTTCGGGGCCACCGCCACCGACATCGAGAGCGGACGCGAGGTGTGGCTGCGCGAGGGCTCGCTGCTGGAGGCGGTGCGCGCCTCCATCGCCCTGCCGGGGCTGTTCACGCCGCTGGCGCGCGACGGGCGGCTGCTGGTGGACGGCGGGCTGGTGGATCCGGTGCCGGTCTCCCTCTGTCGGGCCCTCGGCGCCGACCTCGTCATCGCCGTGGACCTCAACGCCGACCTCATGCGCCGGCCGCCGCAGCGCCCGGCGGCGGAGGGGGACGACGAGGAGGAGGGCGAGACCGGGCGGCTGCGGGCGCTGCTGCGCCTCGGCGCCGAGGAGCTGCGGCGGCGCCTGCAGCGGGAGGATGGGCCGTCGCTGATCGACGTGGTCCTGCGCAGCATCCACATCATGCAGTACCGCATCACCCGCAGCCGCATGGCCGGGGATCCGCCGGACCTGCTGCTCGCCCCGCGCGTCGGCGGCATCGCGCTGATGGAGTTCCACCGCGCCGCCGAGGCGGTGGCGGCCGGGCGCGAGGCGGTGGACCGGGCCGGGGCGGCGATCGCGGACCTGCTGCGTCCGTGA
- a CDS encoding GIY-YIG nuclease family protein, protein MSGGAYLLRLELAVPVTVAVGRLGRHRLPAGGYVYAGSARGGLAARVARHRRLALAGAGRRHWHVDALLLHPACRWHEPLLVPEGDECALVQALLARGGFAVPVAGFGASDCRRGCPAHLLQAAGGVGDLRL, encoded by the coding sequence GTGAGCGGCGGCGCCTACCTGCTGCGGCTGGAGCTTGCGGTGCCGGTGACCGTGGCGGTGGGACGGCTGGGGCGGCACAGGCTGCCGGCGGGCGGCTACGTCTATGCCGGCAGCGCCCGGGGCGGGCTCGCCGCGCGCGTCGCGCGGCACCGCCGGCTCGCCCTCGCCGGCGCGGGGCGGCGGCACTGGCACGTGGACGCGCTGCTGCTGCACCCGGCCTGCCGCTGGCACGAGCCGCTGCTCGTCCCGGAGGGCGACGAGTGCGCGCTGGTGCAGGCCCTGCTCGCGCGGGGCGGCTTCGCGGTGCCGGTGGCGGGCTTCGGCGCCAGCGACTGCCGCCGCGGCTGCCCCGCGCACCTGCTGCAAGCGGCGGGCGGCGTCGGCGATCTGCGTCTATAA
- a CDS encoding hypoxanthine-guanine phosphoribosyltransferase has protein sequence MHLSREALEATLGGAELIHDAAAVEAAYDRMAAEIRERIGASDPLVLCVMMGGLVPTAKLIARFDFPYRLDYLHATRYRGATRGGELHWLAEPTTPLAGETVLVVDDIFDEGLTLRAIVEHCRTAGAAQVLTAVLVNKRHERKHGMRVDFVGLDVPDRYVFGEGMDYQGYLRGLGGIRAIDGGH, from the coding sequence ATGCACCTTTCGCGAGAGGCGCTGGAGGCGACGCTGGGCGGCGCCGAGCTCATCCACGACGCCGCCGCGGTGGAGGCGGCCTACGACCGCATGGCGGCGGAGATCCGCGAGCGCATCGGCGCGAGCGACCCGCTGGTGCTGTGCGTCATGATGGGGGGGCTGGTGCCGACGGCCAAGCTCATCGCCCGCTTCGACTTCCCCTACCGCCTCGACTACCTGCACGCGACCCGCTACCGCGGCGCCACCCGCGGCGGCGAGCTGCACTGGCTCGCCGAGCCGACGACCCCTCTCGCCGGGGAGACGGTGCTGGTGGTGGACGACATCTTCGACGAGGGCCTGACCCTGCGCGCCATCGTCGAGCACTGCCGCACCGCCGGCGCGGCGCAGGTCCTGACCGCGGTCCTGGTCAACAAGCGGCACGAGCGCAAGCACGGGATGCGGGTCGACTTCGTGGGGCTCGACGTCCCCGACCGCTACGTCTTCGGCGAGGGGATGGACTACCAGGGCTATCTGCGCGGGCTCGGCGGCATCCGCGCCATCGACGGGGGGCACTGA
- a CDS encoding S-methyl-5'-thioinosine phosphorylase, producing MAALAIIGGTGLTRLAGLELTERRVVHTRWGSPSSALLLGRLHGREVIFLARHGERHTIPPHRVNYRANIQALKDAGVERVLAVAAVGGIRGDLAPGRLAIPDQIIDYTHGRAQTFFEDDLEEVVHVDFTEPYCEALRRRLIEAAEAAGVPFSPHGTYAATEGPRLETAAEIDRLERDGCHMVGMTGMPEAALAREAGLCYAACAVVANWAAGRGEGPIGMDEIRRNLETGMGHVGRLLEALMPRL from the coding sequence GTGGCCGCGCTGGCGATCATCGGCGGCACCGGGCTGACGCGGCTTGCCGGCCTCGAGCTCACGGAGCGGCGGGTGGTGCACACCCGCTGGGGCAGCCCCTCCTCGGCGCTGCTCCTCGGGCGGCTGCACGGGCGCGAGGTGATCTTCCTCGCCCGCCACGGCGAGCGCCACACCATCCCGCCGCATCGGGTCAACTACCGCGCCAACATCCAGGCCCTGAAGGACGCGGGCGTGGAGCGGGTGCTGGCGGTGGCCGCCGTGGGCGGCATCCGCGGCGACCTCGCGCCGGGGCGGCTCGCGATCCCGGACCAGATCATCGACTACACCCACGGGCGGGCGCAGACCTTCTTCGAGGACGACCTGGAGGAGGTGGTCCACGTCGACTTCACCGAGCCCTACTGCGAGGCGCTGCGCCGACGCCTGATCGAGGCCGCCGAGGCCGCCGGCGTGCCCTTCAGCCCGCACGGGACCTACGCCGCCACCGAGGGCCCGCGCCTCGAGACCGCGGCCGAGATCGACCGCCTCGAGCGCGACGGCTGCCACATGGTGGGCATGACCGGGATGCCGGAGGCCGCCCTCGCCCGCGAGGCGGGCCTCTGCTACGCCGCCTGCGCGGTGGTCGCCAACTGGGCCGCGGGACGCGGCGAGGGGCCCATCGGCATGGACGAGATCCGCCGCAACCTCGAGACCGGCATGGGCCACGTGGGCCGGCTGCTTGAGGCGCTGATGCCGCGCCTGTAG
- a CDS encoding GGDEF domain-containing protein translates to MPRWVLLLWFAVAGVAVVVGAWLWSEQRLREETAHQQHHAAGAYQAYVSGRIGLMHALARSMALAEPMRELAARPTDLRARIRAVAYLQRFVATVGAEGAELLTADGLVLASSDPERVRPGTTHPPRPYLRRALEHGHANWIGTEDGGDELVIHMATALDGGSGKAVLAVLEYPVEMLSGAELAATHPGSVLALLDEYGVVAAGTASSLRLHTLGTLDPTVRARILSESPYGGRLPDPLAVRRRIEHEGAVILELAQRLPELDALHGHDHGDEPEHGAEPGDAEEAHGTDGARAAEAHDDAAAEGGGAAAGGGADHGHRLVVSAAPVPGTRWQTLTLQPVPERWPLFVQSLGFALPLWGVIVLGTLYLVQRARYLRELYERAIRDPLTRLYTRLYMEEAVKVLIEACERRRLQGLAVVLFDIDHFKRVNDTWGHAAGDEVLKAVARVILEDTRPTDVQVRLGGEEMVVWLPEPNLEGAVACAERLRRHVEQMRIATPQGEIAVTVSAGVALRAPGEDMEAAIRRADEALYRAKAEGRNRVVAAPAPAAGSQAAAPV, encoded by the coding sequence GTGCCGCGATGGGTCCTCCTGCTCTGGTTCGCCGTCGCCGGCGTCGCCGTCGTCGTCGGGGCGTGGCTGTGGTCGGAGCAGCGCCTGCGCGAGGAGACCGCCCACCAGCAGCACCACGCCGCGGGCGCCTACCAGGCCTACGTCTCCGGGCGCATCGGGCTGATGCATGCGCTCGCCCGCTCGATGGCGCTGGCCGAGCCCATGCGCGAGCTCGCCGCGCGGCCCACCGACCTGCGCGCGCGCATCCGCGCCGTCGCCTATCTGCAGCGCTTCGTGGCCACGGTGGGCGCCGAGGGGGCGGAACTGCTGACGGCGGACGGCCTCGTGCTCGCCTCCTCGGACCCGGAGCGGGTGCGGCCGGGCACCACCCATCCGCCCCGTCCCTATCTGCGGCGGGCGCTCGAGCACGGCCACGCCAACTGGATCGGCACCGAGGACGGCGGCGACGAGCTCGTCATCCACATGGCCACCGCCCTGGATGGCGGGTCGGGGAAGGCGGTGCTGGCGGTGCTGGAGTACCCGGTGGAGATGCTGTCCGGCGCCGAGCTGGCGGCCACCCACCCGGGCAGCGTGCTGGCCCTGCTGGACGAGTACGGGGTGGTCGCGGCGGGAACGGCGTCCAGCCTGCGCCTGCACACCCTCGGGACGCTGGACCCCACCGTGCGCGCGCGCATCCTCTCCGAGTCCCCCTACGGCGGGCGTCTGCCCGACCCGCTGGCGGTGCGCCGCCGCATCGAGCACGAGGGCGCGGTGATCCTCGAGCTCGCGCAGCGCCTGCCCGAGCTCGACGCCCTCCACGGCCACGACCACGGCGACGAGCCGGAGCACGGAGCCGAGCCCGGCGATGCGGAGGAGGCGCACGGCACGGACGGGGCACGGGCCGCCGAGGCGCACGACGATGCCGCCGCGGAGGGCGGCGGCGCGGCCGCAGGGGGCGGGGCGGACCATGGGCACCGGCTCGTGGTCTCGGCGGCGCCGGTCCCGGGCACGCGCTGGCAGACCCTCACCCTGCAGCCGGTGCCGGAGCGCTGGCCGCTCTTCGTCCAGAGCCTCGGCTTCGCGTTGCCGCTCTGGGGCGTGATCGTGCTCGGCACCCTCTACCTGGTGCAGCGCGCCCGCTACCTGCGCGAGCTCTACGAGCGCGCGATCCGCGATCCCCTCACGCGGCTCTACACACGCCTCTACATGGAAGAGGCGGTGAAGGTCCTCATCGAGGCCTGCGAGCGCCGGCGCCTCCAGGGCCTCGCCGTGGTCCTGTTCGACATCGACCACTTCAAGCGCGTCAACGACACCTGGGGCCACGCCGCGGGCGACGAGGTGCTCAAGGCCGTGGCGCGGGTCATCCTCGAGGACACGCGGCCCACCGATGTGCAGGTGCGACTCGGCGGCGAGGAGATGGTGGTGTGGCTGCCGGAGCCGAACCTCGAGGGTGCGGTGGCATGCGCCGAGCGGCTGCGTCGCCACGTGGAGCAGATGCGGATCGCGACGCCGCAGGGCGAGATCGCGGTCACCGTCAGCGCCGGGGTGGCGCTGCGGGCGCCGGGGGAGGACATGGAGGCGGCGATCCGGCGGGCCGACGAGGCCCTCTACCGGGCCAAGGCCGAGGGGCGGAACCGGGTCGTCGCGGCGCCTGCCCCCGCGGCCGGGTCGCAGGCCGCGGCCCCGGTATAA
- a CDS encoding enoyl-CoA hydratase/isomerase family protein, giving the protein MLEIQRRGDVAAIRLAHGTVNAIGPALVEALEQALDGCVDAGAVILAGNEKFFSIGLALPELLGLGRAEMEPFWMRFCALVRRLYAFPRPTVCAVTGHATAGGAVLALACDFRVMAAGRRLIGLNEVRLGLPVPLLADLVLRQVAGDRRATELLYHGEFLTPEAARAAGIVDEVVPEVEGAVARAHQRAEALAALPAAALAQLKAQRTAGVLAAYEAGGGAEADRAFLDFWFEPAVQARLAEAAQRF; this is encoded by the coding sequence ATGCTGGAGATCCAACGGCGCGGCGACGTCGCCGCGATCCGGCTCGCCCACGGCACCGTCAACGCCATCGGCCCGGCCCTCGTGGAGGCGCTGGAGCAGGCGCTGGACGGCTGCGTCGACGCCGGCGCCGTGATCCTCGCCGGCAACGAGAAGTTCTTCTCCATCGGTCTGGCGCTGCCGGAGCTGCTGGGGCTTGGGCGCGCCGAGATGGAGCCCTTCTGGATGCGCTTCTGCGCCCTCGTGCGCCGCCTCTACGCCTTTCCGCGGCCGACGGTGTGCGCCGTGACGGGGCACGCCACCGCGGGCGGGGCGGTGCTGGCGCTGGCCTGCGACTTTCGTGTCATGGCCGCGGGCCGGCGCCTGATCGGCCTCAACGAGGTCCGGCTGGGCCTGCCGGTGCCGCTGCTCGCCGACCTCGTGCTGCGCCAGGTGGCGGGCGATCGCCGCGCCACCGAGCTTCTCTACCACGGCGAGTTCCTGACCCCCGAGGCGGCGCGCGCCGCCGGGATCGTGGACGAGGTGGTGCCGGAGGTGGAGGGGGCGGTGGCCCGTGCGCACCAGCGCGCCGAGGCCCTCGCCGCGCTGCCCGCGGCGGCGCTGGCGCAGCTCAAGGCGCAGCGCACGGCGGGCGTGCTCGCCGCCTACGAGGCCGGCGGCGGCGCCGAGGCCGATCGCGCCTTCCTCGACTTCTGGTTCGAGCCGGCGGTGCAGGCGCGGCTCGCCGAGGCCGCGCAGCGCTTCTGA
- the trmH gene encoding tRNA (guanosine(18)-2'-O)-methyltransferase TrmH, translating to MPTERRLARIREVLARRQPDLTVVMDNVHKPHNLAAIARTCDAVGVLEVHAICREGPVSLSRKVAMGTHKWVPVRSHRSVAEAYAALRGAGFAILAADLSADARDYREVDYTRPTAIVVGAELDGISEEASRGADGRIVIPLHGMAASLNVSVATAVILYEALRQREAAGLYDAPRLDPALHQRLLVEWAYPQVAAWCRRTGRPYPALDEAGRLPDGFLSAMEAPEEG from the coding sequence GTGCCCACCGAGCGGCGCCTGGCGCGCATCCGCGAGGTCCTGGCCCGGCGCCAGCCGGACCTCACGGTGGTCATGGACAACGTCCACAAGCCCCACAACCTCGCCGCCATCGCGCGCACCTGCGACGCCGTCGGCGTCCTCGAGGTGCACGCCATCTGCCGCGAGGGCCCGGTCAGCCTCAGCCGCAAGGTGGCCATGGGCACCCACAAGTGGGTGCCGGTACGCAGCCACCGCAGCGTGGCCGAGGCCTACGCGGCGCTGCGCGGCGCAGGCTTCGCCATCCTCGCCGCCGATCTCTCGGCGGATGCGCGCGACTACCGCGAGGTGGACTACACCCGGCCCACCGCGATCGTGGTGGGGGCCGAGCTCGACGGCATCTCCGAGGAGGCCTCGCGCGGGGCCGACGGGCGCATCGTCATCCCCCTCCACGGCATGGCCGCCTCCCTCAACGTCTCCGTGGCCACCGCGGTGATCCTCTACGAGGCCCTGCGCCAGCGCGAGGCGGCGGGTCTCTACGACGCCCCCCGGCTCGATCCCGCGCTGCATCAGCGCCTCCTGGTGGAGTGGGCCTATCCGCAGGTGGCGGCCTGGTGCCGGCGCACCGGGCGTCCCTATCCCGCCCTGGACGAGGCCGGGCGCCTGCCGGACGGCTTCCTCAGCGCGATGGAGGCGCCGGAGGAGGGCTGA
- a CDS encoding CsiV family protein, giving the protein MRAALALLFALALAPAAPAQEVPTERWYQVEVVVFARDRIEGGERWAADPGMPDLDGARSVPEGAPPAAEDGAGVPEAAPPAAGDGAPVDLEPLPGDGLALAPLAARLAAAPGYRVLLHTGWAQRREVTDPVRIAWPPPAAPEAPAEALAQAAPGGPATGEAAAESVAGDGPELLGTVRIDATGLYLVAGVDLLLTEPVPAQPLLPPLAADDPLAGLLAVPARERMRIREARRVRIGELHYFDHPRFGILLQVRAEDRPLPPPEVPAAGAVSPPPAPPSR; this is encoded by the coding sequence ATGCGCGCGGCCCTCGCCCTCCTGTTCGCGCTTGCGCTGGCGCCCGCGGCACCGGCCCAGGAGGTCCCCACCGAGCGGTGGTACCAGGTGGAGGTGGTGGTCTTCGCCCGCGACCGCATCGAGGGCGGCGAGCGCTGGGCGGCCGATCCGGGGATGCCCGATCTCGACGGCGCCCGCAGCGTGCCCGAGGGGGCGCCGCCCGCGGCCGAGGACGGCGCCGGCGTGCCCGAGGCGGCACCCCCCGCGGCGGGGGATGGCGCGCCGGTGGATCTCGAACCCCTGCCCGGCGACGGCCTCGCCCTCGCCCCTCTGGCCGCGCGCCTGGCAGCGGCCCCGGGCTACCGCGTCCTCCTCCACACCGGCTGGGCGCAGCGGCGCGAGGTCACGGACCCCGTGCGCATCGCCTGGCCGCCGCCCGCGGCCCCGGAGGCGCCGGCCGAGGCGCTCGCGCAGGCGGCCCCGGGCGGTCCCGCCACGGGCGAGGCGGCGGCGGAGTCCGTCGCCGGGGACGGCCCCGAGCTCCTCGGCACGGTGCGCATCGACGCCACCGGCCTCTACCTCGTCGCCGGCGTGGACCTCCTCCTCACCGAGCCGGTCCCGGCGCAGCCCCTGCTGCCGCCCCTCGCCGCCGACGACCCCCTCGCCGGGCTCCTCGCGGTGCCGGCGCGGGAGCGCATGCGCATCCGCGAGGCACGGCGCGTGCGCATCGGCGAGCTGCACTACTTCGACCACCCCCGCTTCGGGATCCTGCTCCAGGTCCGCGCCGAGGACCGCCCCCTGCCGCCCCCGGAGGTCCCGGCGGCGGGCGCCGTCAGCCCTCCTCCGGCGCCTCCATCGCGCTGA
- the mfd gene encoding transcription-repair coupling factor — translation MAREHVSILDPVLPRGSAGRVVWGGLHGSAAALALASAARRADAPLLVLAPDGAELQRLEAELAVFCDASLPLLVYPDWETLPYDAFSPAPEVVSRRLEVLARLPGLGRGIVLAGLTAAILRTPPPDYVAAHSLLVETGQRLSLGAARARLAAAGYRVVPQVTEHGEMAVRGSILDLFPMGSELPYRIDLFDEEIESIRTFDPDSQRSLDRVERVRLLPAREFPADDVAITRFRQRHRALIDADPTRSRVYREVSAGRLPQGIEHYLPLFFEETATLFDYLPAEAPVVTPAGLAEAADRLWADIGARHALRAADPEWPPLAPEHLYLSPGGLTARLALHPRIELGGLADDAVRFATRPPPAVRLEPRAADPARALRAFLEGFPGRVLFAADSPGRREVLRAQLRGHGIETVPVDGWAAFRDGEVRCALAVAPLEEGLVADEPALAVITERQLFGERAAQPRPRRRRAARDPEAVVRDLAELRPGTPVVHEDHGVGRYQGLERMQAGGIEGEYLVIEYAGGDRLYVPVTSLHLVSRYTGAAPENAPLHRLGGEQWKRARRRAAQKVRDVAAELLEIYARRAASEIPPVTDPGPDYAAFCAAFPFEETPDQAAAIDAVLADLRSPTPMDRVVCGDVGFGKTEVAMRAAFVAVQAGRQVAMLVPTTLLAQQHYLNFCDRFADWPVRIEVLSRFRSGRETARVLDALAEGRVDIVIGTHKLLERSVRFRNLGLVIIDEEHRFGVRQKERFKALRAEVDVLTLTATPIPRTLNLALSGLRDLSIITTPPVNRLAVQTFVTEWKDTLVAEAIRRELHRGGQVYFVHNRVESIEGVARRVQALVPEARLRIAHGQMRERELETIMVDFHHHRFDVLVCTTIIESGIDIPRANTILIDRADRLGLAQLHQLRGRVGRSHHRAYAYLLVPPRAAMTADAVKRLEAIESLEALGSGFLLANHDLEIRGAGELLGEEQSGQIQEVGYSLYMDMLARAVAALKAGREPELLEGGGRGPEVELRVPAVIPEDYLPDVHTRLVLYKRIAGAADEAALHALEVEMVDRFGLLPPEVKNLFRLTRLRRRAEAMGIARIEAGPRGGRIEFGPAPRIDPLKLVQLVQGEPGRYRLEGQERLRFQAELPDPEARFALVESLLGRLALAEAA, via the coding sequence ATGGCCCGCGAGCACGTGAGCATCCTCGACCCGGTCCTGCCGCGCGGGTCCGCGGGGCGCGTCGTCTGGGGCGGCCTGCACGGCAGCGCCGCGGCACTCGCGCTCGCCTCGGCGGCCCGCCGGGCCGACGCCCCGCTGCTGGTGCTGGCGCCGGACGGTGCGGAGCTGCAGCGGCTCGAGGCCGAGCTCGCGGTCTTCTGCGACGCGTCGCTGCCGCTGCTGGTCTACCCGGACTGGGAGACCCTGCCCTACGACGCCTTCTCCCCGGCGCCGGAGGTGGTCTCGCGCCGGCTCGAGGTCCTCGCGAGGCTGCCCGGGCTCGGGCGCGGCATCGTCCTCGCCGGGCTGACGGCGGCCATCCTGCGCACCCCGCCGCCGGACTACGTCGCCGCCCACAGCCTGCTCGTGGAGACCGGACAGCGCCTGTCGCTGGGCGCGGCCAGGGCGCGGCTGGCCGCCGCGGGCTACCGCGTCGTGCCCCAGGTGACCGAGCACGGCGAGATGGCCGTGCGCGGCTCCATCCTCGACCTCTTCCCCATGGGCAGCGAGCTGCCCTATCGCATCGACCTCTTCGACGAGGAGATCGAGTCGATCCGCACCTTCGACCCCGACAGCCAGCGCTCGCTGGATCGGGTGGAGCGGGTGCGGCTGCTGCCGGCGCGGGAGTTCCCGGCCGACGACGTCGCCATCACGCGCTTCCGCCAGCGCCACCGCGCCCTCATCGACGCCGATCCCACCCGCAGCCGGGTCTACCGCGAGGTCAGCGCCGGGCGCCTGCCCCAGGGCATCGAGCACTACCTGCCCCTCTTCTTCGAGGAGACGGCGACCCTGTTCGACTATCTGCCGGCGGAGGCGCCGGTGGTCACGCCGGCGGGGCTCGCGGAGGCGGCCGACCGCCTCTGGGCCGACATCGGCGCCCGCCACGCGCTGCGTGCCGCCGACCCGGAGTGGCCGCCGCTCGCGCCGGAGCACCTCTACCTGAGCCCCGGCGGCCTCACCGCGCGGCTCGCGCTCCATCCGCGCATCGAGCTCGGCGGGCTCGCCGACGACGCCGTGCGCTTCGCCACGCGGCCGCCGCCCGCGGTGCGGCTCGAGCCGCGCGCCGCCGACCCCGCCCGCGCCCTGCGCGCCTTCCTCGAGGGCTTCCCCGGGCGGGTGCTCTTCGCCGCCGACTCGCCGGGCCGGCGCGAGGTGCTGCGGGCGCAGCTCCGCGGGCACGGGATCGAGACCGTGCCGGTGGACGGCTGGGCGGCGTTCCGCGACGGCGAGGTCCGTTGCGCGCTGGCGGTGGCGCCGCTGGAGGAGGGGCTGGTGGCGGACGAGCCCGCCCTCGCCGTGATCACGGAGCGGCAGCTCTTCGGCGAGCGGGCGGCGCAGCCGCGCCCCCGCCGGCGCCGCGCCGCGCGCGACCCCGAGGCGGTGGTGCGGGACCTGGCGGAGCTGCGCCCGGGCACCCCGGTGGTGCACGAGGACCACGGTGTCGGCCGCTATCAGGGGCTCGAGCGGATGCAGGCCGGCGGCATCGAGGGCGAGTACCTGGTCATCGAGTACGCCGGCGGCGACCGCCTCTACGTCCCCGTCACCTCGCTGCACCTGGTCAGCCGCTACACCGGCGCGGCGCCGGAGAACGCGCCCCTGCACCGGCTCGGCGGCGAGCAGTGGAAACGGGCGCGGCGGCGGGCGGCGCAGAAGGTGCGCGACGTCGCCGCCGAGCTGCTCGAGATCTACGCCCGGCGCGCCGCCAGCGAGATCCCCCCGGTGACCGACCCGGGACCCGACTACGCCGCCTTCTGCGCCGCCTTCCCCTTCGAGGAGACGCCGGACCAGGCGGCGGCGATCGACGCGGTGCTCGCCGACCTGCGCTCGCCCACCCCCATGGACCGGGTGGTCTGCGGCGACGTGGGCTTCGGCAAGACCGAGGTCGCCATGCGCGCCGCTTTCGTCGCCGTGCAGGCGGGGCGGCAGGTGGCGATGCTGGTGCCGACGACCCTGCTGGCCCAGCAGCACTACCTCAACTTCTGCGACCGCTTCGCCGACTGGCCGGTGCGCATCGAGGTGCTGTCGCGCTTCCGCAGCGGCCGCGAAACCGCGCGGGTGCTGGATGCGCTGGCCGAGGGCCGGGTGGACATCGTCATCGGCACCCACAAGCTGCTCGAGCGCAGCGTCCGCTTCCGCAACCTCGGCCTCGTCATCATCGACGAGGAGCACCGCTTCGGCGTGCGTCAGAAGGAGCGCTTCAAGGCCCTGCGCGCCGAGGTGGACGTGCTCACGCTCACGGCGACGCCGATCCCGCGCACCCTCAACCTCGCCCTCTCGGGGCTGCGCGACCTCTCCATCATCACCACCCCGCCGGTGAACCGGCTCGCGGTGCAGACCTTCGTCACCGAGTGGAAGGACACCCTCGTCGCCGAGGCGATCCGCCGCGAGCTCCACCGCGGCGGCCAGGTCTACTTCGTCCACAACCGCGTCGAGAGCATCGAGGGGGTGGCCCGGCGGGTCCAGGCCCTGGTGCCCGAGGCGAGGCTGCGCATCGCCCACGGGCAGATGCGCGAGCGTGAGCTCGAGACCATCATGGTGGACTTCCACCACCACCGCTTCGACGTCCTGGTCTGCACCACCATCATCGAGAGCGGCATCGACATCCCGCGCGCCAACACCATCCTCATCGACCGTGCCGACCGCCTCGGCCTGGCGCAGCTGCACCAGCTGCGCGGCCGCGTCGGCCGCTCCCACCACCGCGCCTACGCCTACCTGCTGGTGCCGCCGCGCGCGGCCATGACCGCCGACGCGGTCAAGCGCCTGGAGGCCATCGAGTCGCTGGAGGCGCTGGGCTCGGGCTTCCTCCTCGCCAACCACGACCTGGAGATCCGCGGCGCCGGAGAGCTCCTGGGCGAGGAGCAGAGCGGCCAGATCCAGGAGGTGGGCTACAGCCTCTACATGGACATGCTGGCGCGCGCCGTCGCCGCCCTCAAGGCCGGCCGCGAGCCCGAGCTGCTGGAGGGGGGCGGCCGCGGCCCCGAGGTGGAGCTGCGCGTGCCGGCGGTGATCCCGGAGGACTACCTCCCCGACGTCCACACCCGCCTCGTCCTCTACAAGCGCATCGCCGGCGCCGCCGACGAGGCGGCCCTGCACGCCCTGGAGGTGGAGATGGTGGACCGCTTCGGGCTGCTGCCGCCCGAGGTCAAGAACCTCTTCCGCCTGACGCGGCTGCGCCGCCGCGCCGAGGCCATGGGCATCGCCCGCATCGAGGCCGGCCCCCGCGGCGGGCGCATCGAGTTCGGTCCCGCGCCGCGCATCGACCCCCTGAAGCTGGTCCAGCTGGTGCAGGGCGAACCCGGCCGCTACCGCCTGGAGGGGCAGGAGCGGCTGCGCTTCCAGGCCGAGCTGCCCGACCCCGAGGCGCGCTTCGCCCTGGTGGAGTCGCTGCTGGGGCGGCTCGCCCTCGCGGAGGCGGCCTGA